A window of Verrucomicrobiia bacterium genomic DNA:
CAGCCGGCCCGGGCGCGTGATTCTCGCGGGCAACGGGCTGCGGAAGCACAACGCGCTGCCGGTCATGTTCCTGAAATTTTTTCCCGCCGAGCTTTTGGCCTCGTCTTCGCCTGGGGAGGGTGCGCAAAGCGCGCAGATTTCCCTGGCGGACGTTTTCCTCCGGACCCATCAAAAGGTGATGGAGTGGTACCGGACCAACGGCCTTTATCCGACCGAGGAGCCTTACCTGGAGGCGGATGGTGACGGCAAAGGCATCGTGCCTCCGGCTGACGAGGTGCAGGAAGCGGCCGCGGGCAGCGCTGCTGCCGGGACGGCCGAAAGCGAACGTCTCGAGGCGCTGAGAAAAAGCATGGAAAAAATACAGGGCGAAATGCCCGACCTGCGGCTGGCCCAGCAGGTTCTGTTCAAGGTTCCGGGAGGAAATCGTGAAACCGCTGCCAAGTGAAACTAAAGCGCCTGCCAAGGTGAAGATCCTGCAGGCCGAGATCGAAAACTGGAACGACGAAAAGACCGCCGCCGAAGTCATCGCGCGCGTGAAGCTTTTTCACCAGCGGACGCTGGAAGAGCTGCAGAAAGTCATTGTTGGGCAGAAAGACATCCTGGAACTGATCCTGGTCGGCATGCTCTGCCGCGGCCACGTGCTGCTGGAAGGCGTGCCGGGCCTCGGAAAGACGCTGCTCTTCAAGACGCTCGCGCAGATCCTCGATCTTAAATTCCAGCACGTGCAGTTCACGCCGGACCTCATGCCCGCCGACATTCTCGGGACTGAAATCATCCAGACCGACCCGAACACTCAGGCGCGCACGCTGAAATTCCTGCCGGGCCCCATCTTTTCGCACTTTCTGCTCGCCGACGAGATCAACCGCACGTCGCCGAAGACGCAGTCGGCGCTGCTCCAGGCCATGCAGGACAAGGAAGTCACGGTGGGAAAAAATACTTACCCGCTCGAAGAGCCGTTTTTCGTGCTGGCCACGCAGAACCCGATCGACCAGGAAGGCGTTTACCCGCTGCCCGAAGCGCAGCTCGACCGGTTCATGTTCAACCTGTTCATCGTTTATCCGACTTACGACGAGGAAGTGGAGATCGCCAAGCGCTTCACGCAGGCTTACGGGCCGAAGGTCAGCAAGGTCATCAGCCAGGAAGACATCCTGAACCTCCAGACGCTCGTGCGCGGCATGCTCATTTCCGAAGCCGGCCTGCGCTATGCCGTGGACATTGTCACGGCCACACGTCCGGGCCCCAAGGCGCCGGCGTTCGTGCGCGAATCGGTTGAATGGGGAGCGGGACCGCGCGCCACGCTCAACATCGTGCTCGCGGCGAAAGCGCGTGCGCTCATCAAGGGACGCTACTGCGTGGCCTCCGAAGACGTGCGGGCTGTCGCCATGTCCGTCCTCCGGCACAGGATCAAGCTGAACTTTTCCGCGGAGGCCGAGAACATCAAGGCCTCGGACATCATCCAGAAAATCCTGGATACCGTCCCCGCGAATCCCAACACCAAACGCTAACATAATTTCTCCCGGCGGCCGCAGGGCGTCCGGGACAGCTTTCGTATGCAAAAAAACACCGAGAAAATGCTGGACCCTCAGACGCTTGCCGCGGTCCGGAACTTTTCCCTCAAAGCGCGGCTCATCGTGGACGGTTTCCTGATCGGGCGCCATCGCGGGCCGCATCACGCCTTTTCGCACGAATACAGCCGCCACCGCGATTATTATCCCGGCGATTCGCTGAAACTCGTGGACTGGAAGCTCTTCGCCCGCTCCGACCGTTTCTTCGTGCGCGAATTCCAGGAAGAAACCAACCTCTACTGCTGGCTGCTCGTCGACATCAGCCGCTCCATGAGCTATTCGGGCCAGGCCGGGCCGGTCACGAAGCTCGAATACGCGAGCTGCCTGGCCGCCGCGTTTTCGTATCTCCTCCTCCAGCAGAAGGACATGGTAGGCCTTATCCTTTTCGACGACAGGCTGCGCCGCGTGGTGAAGCCCAGCGCATCCTCACGCCAGCTGAACATTCTCCTGAAGGAGCTCAAGGCCGTGAAGGAAGGAGGCGTCTCGGATTTTTGCCGCACCGCGCGCCTTGCCGCGAGCCGCATCAAAAAGCGCGGGCTTGTCGTGCTTTTCTCCGACCTGCTCGAGCCGATCGACCAGATCGAAAAGACGCTGAAGCATTTTCTCCACGGCGGCCGCGAGCTCATCGTCTTCCACCTGCTCACGCCCGAAGAAATCCATTTTCCTTTCAAGCGTTTCGGCTTTTTCGAGGACCTGGAAACGCGGCAGAAGGTGCTG
This region includes:
- a CDS encoding MoxR family ATPase encodes the protein MKPLPSETKAPAKVKILQAEIENWNDEKTAAEVIARVKLFHQRTLEELQKVIVGQKDILELILVGMLCRGHVLLEGVPGLGKTLLFKTLAQILDLKFQHVQFTPDLMPADILGTEIIQTDPNTQARTLKFLPGPIFSHFLLADEINRTSPKTQSALLQAMQDKEVTVGKNTYPLEEPFFVLATQNPIDQEGVYPLPEAQLDRFMFNLFIVYPTYDEEVEIAKRFTQAYGPKVSKVISQEDILNLQTLVRGMLISEAGLRYAVDIVTATRPGPKAPAFVRESVEWGAGPRATLNIVLAAKARALIKGRYCVASEDVRAVAMSVLRHRIKLNFSAEAENIKASDIIQKILDTVPANPNTKR
- a CDS encoding DUF58 domain-containing protein, with amino-acid sequence MQKNTEKMLDPQTLAAVRNFSLKARLIVDGFLIGRHRGPHHAFSHEYSRHRDYYPGDSLKLVDWKLFARSDRFFVREFQEETNLYCWLLVDISRSMSYSGQAGPVTKLEYASCLAAAFSYLLLQQKDMVGLILFDDRLRRVVKPSASSRQLNILLKELKAVKEGGVSDFCRTARLAASRIKKRGLVVLFSDLLEPIDQIEKTLKHFLHGGRELIVFHLLTPEEIHFPFKRFGFFEDLETRQKVLLQPNLLKAEYTRRMQEHLQALKALCRRIKVSYQLLETTRSYDSALAEFFKVRERMH